The following coding sequences are from one Vallitalea longa window:
- the plsY gene encoding glycerol-3-phosphate 1-O-acyltransferase PlsY, with product MKIIASLLIGYLIGCFQSAYIISRVKGQLDIRKYGSGNAGTTNVIRVVGWKAGIITFFMDVCKAVIGVLVCSFIFDDVLMGYYAGVGVVIGHNWPVFLGFRGGKGIAATIGLLLAVDVRIGLIIIALMAVVIFISRYVSLGSILMAISIPILMAIFHTDTPEYIILGVILMISALYKHRANIKRLLNGTENKLGHKKDLSEKE from the coding sequence ATGAAGATAATTGCTAGCTTATTAATTGGTTATCTTATTGGATGTTTCCAATCAGCTTATATCATCAGTCGTGTTAAAGGACAATTGGATATAAGAAAATATGGAAGCGGTAATGCAGGAACTACCAATGTTATTAGAGTTGTGGGCTGGAAAGCAGGAATAATTACATTTTTTATGGATGTATGTAAAGCTGTTATAGGGGTGTTAGTTTGTTCCTTTATCTTCGATGATGTTCTTATGGGGTATTATGCAGGTGTTGGCGTTGTGATAGGTCACAATTGGCCTGTATTCTTAGGATTTAGAGGTGGCAAAGGAATAGCAGCAACCATTGGGTTGTTACTAGCAGTGGATGTAAGAATTGGTTTAATCATTATCGCATTAATGGCTGTTGTTATTTTTATATCAAGATATGTTTCACTTGGTTCAATATTAATGGCAATATCAATTCCGATTCTTATGGCAATATTTCATACTGATACGCCGGAATATATTATATTAGGTGTTATATTAATGATTTCTGCTCTATATAAACATAGAGCTAATATAAAAAGATTACTTAATGGTACGGAGAATAAGCTAGGACATAAAAAGGATTTATCTGAAAAAGAATAA